Proteins encoded in a region of the Clostridium butyricum genome:
- a CDS encoding UDP-N-acetylmuramoyl-L-alanyl-D-glutamate--2,6-diaminopimelate ligase — protein MNLKSILNGLDYELLQGTEDVQINKINYDSRKVCKDDLFVCVKGYATDGHKYAEKAVLNGAKVIVIQDDVDIEDTGITIVKCSDTRKALALMGANYYGNPSEKMKIIGITGTNGKTTTAFMIKDILECAGKKVGLIGTIANYICGEKIHTERTTPESLELQELFGEMVEKGVEYCVMEVSSHSLALDRVYGVKFECGIFINLTRDHLDFHKTFENYYDAKFKLFERSCIKVINVDDNYGIQVLKDCQKLNAENIYSFSVKSDSDYKAYDELMGSRDIKFKVVLDEEEEFILGIPGEYNIYNALGAIGVCHKMGIAIEAIKEGIENALVPGRCERVGKEYNLPYEIIIDYAHTPDGLENILKTAKAFTKGKLIAIFGCGGDRDKVKRPQMGKIGIDIADLAVITSDNPRSEDPMAIIEDIKAGLDKDNYIIIENRHDAIKKAIELAEKDDVIVIAGKGHETYQILKDKTIHFDEREVVKEILDNIKR, from the coding sequence AGATGATTTATTTGTATGTGTAAAGGGATACGCAACGGATGGACATAAATATGCTGAGAAGGCTGTTTTAAATGGAGCTAAGGTTATTGTTATACAAGATGATGTAGATATAGAGGATACAGGAATAACAATAGTTAAATGTTCAGATACAAGAAAAGCATTAGCACTTATGGGCGCAAATTATTATGGTAATCCTTCTGAAAAGATGAAAATTATCGGAATAACAGGAACTAATGGAAAGACTACAACTGCATTTATGATAAAAGATATATTAGAATGTGCAGGCAAAAAAGTTGGTCTTATTGGAACAATTGCAAATTATATATGTGGAGAAAAAATTCATACAGAAAGAACAACCCCAGAATCATTGGAACTTCAAGAGTTATTTGGAGAAATGGTTGAAAAAGGAGTTGAATACTGTGTTATGGAGGTGTCGTCACATTCATTAGCATTAGATAGGGTTTATGGTGTAAAATTTGAGTGTGGTATCTTTATAAATCTTACAAGAGATCATCTTGATTTTCACAAGACTTTTGAAAATTACTACGATGCAAAATTTAAATTGTTTGAAAGAAGCTGTATAAAAGTAATAAATGTTGACGATAATTATGGAATACAGGTGCTAAAAGATTGCCAAAAATTAAATGCTGAAAATATTTACTCTTTTTCAGTAAAAAGTGATTCTGATTATAAAGCATATGATGAACTTATGGGAAGTAGAGATATTAAATTTAAAGTTGTCCTTGATGAGGAAGAAGAATTTATTCTTGGAATTCCTGGTGAATATAATATTTATAATGCTTTAGGTGCAATTGGAGTCTGTCACAAGATGGGAATAGCTATTGAAGCTATAAAAGAAGGTATAGAAAATGCCTTGGTACCTGGTAGATGTGAAAGAGTAGGTAAAGAATATAATCTTCCTTATGAAATAATAATAGACTATGCACATACACCTGACGGTCTTGAAAATATTTTAAAAACTGCAAAAGCATTCACTAAAGGTAAGCTTATCGCTATTTTTGGATGTGGTGGTGATAGAGATAAAGTAAAAAGGCCTCAAATGGGTAAAATTGGTATAGATATTGCGGATTTAGCTGTAATTACATCCGATAATCCTAGAAGTGAGGATCCAATGGCAATAATAGAGGATATTAAAGCTGGTCTTGATAAAGATAATTATATAATTATTGAAAATAGACATGATGCAATAAAGAAGGCAATTGAATTAGCTGAGAAAGATGATGTTATAGTAATAGCAGGAAAAGGACATGAGACATATCAGATCTTAAAAGATAAAACTATACACTTTGATGAAAGAGAAGTAGTCAAAGAAATATTAGATAATATAAAAAGATAG
- a CDS encoding UDP-N-acetylmuramoyl-tripeptide--D-alanyl-D-alanine ligase, with protein sequence MDLNIQEVIEAVNGEIIVKNNDGHFNKISTDTRKIENDNLFVALKGANFNGNTYAVSAIEKGASVVIVDEIKFEKEDLKCKGTVIKVKDTKVALGDLARYYRKKLGIKVVGITGSTGKTSTKDLIAAFLSGKYKVFKTQGNFNNEIGLPLMIFELNKDYDVAVLEMGTSNFGEINTLAGIALPDIAAITNVGVAHIEYLKTRENILKEKMSISDFFKDDSCLVINCENDMLKTVKDEDHKNINIQRTGYDKSYNLYAENIELTSETTSFDAVYKDECHRFNLNMVGEHNVLNALLGIQISKDLGLTFEEMEKGLDNFKATSMRLEFIKHNKFTIINDSYNANPDSMKAAINVLKSYTGDRKIAVLGTMGELGDYANIAHKEVGEFAKGKADILLTTGEYKDSYKEGFGTNTLVFDTKDDLIKSLNSMIKDEDTILVKASRSAKFEEIIKEIQNK encoded by the coding sequence TTGGATTTGAATATACAGGAAGTTATTGAAGCTGTTAACGGTGAAATCATAGTAAAAAATAATGATGGACACTTCAATAAAATTTCTACAGATACAAGAAAGATAGAAAATGATAATTTATTTGTTGCATTAAAAGGTGCAAATTTTAATGGAAACACTTATGCTGTTAGTGCAATTGAAAAAGGTGCATCTGTTGTAATAGTAGATGAGATAAAATTTGAAAAAGAAGATTTAAAATGCAAAGGAACTGTAATAAAAGTCAAGGATACTAAAGTTGCTTTAGGAGATTTAGCTAGATATTATAGAAAGAAACTTGGTATTAAAGTTGTTGGTATTACAGGATCAACTGGTAAAACTTCAACTAAAGACCTTATTGCAGCATTTTTAAGTGGTAAGTATAAAGTATTCAAAACACAAGGAAATTTCAATAATGAAATAGGTCTTCCTTTAATGATATTTGAACTTAATAAGGACTATGATGTAGCTGTGCTTGAAATGGGAACAAGTAATTTTGGTGAAATTAATACACTTGCAGGAATAGCACTTCCAGATATAGCTGCAATTACAAATGTTGGAGTTGCACATATAGAATATTTAAAGACAAGGGAAAATATACTTAAAGAGAAGATGAGTATTTCAGATTTCTTTAAAGATGATAGCTGTCTTGTTATTAACTGTGAAAATGATATGTTAAAGACTGTGAAAGATGAAGATCATAAGAATATAAATATTCAAAGAACAGGATATGATAAAAGTTATAACCTATACGCAGAAAATATAGAACTTACAAGTGAGACTACTTCATTTGATGCTGTTTACAAAGATGAATGCCATAGATTTAACTTAAATATGGTAGGAGAACATAACGTATTAAATGCATTACTTGGAATTCAAATTTCAAAAGATTTAGGTCTTACATTTGAAGAAATGGAAAAAGGTCTTGATAATTTTAAGGCAACTTCAATGAGACTGGAATTTATAAAACATAATAAATTTACAATAATAAATGATTCATATAACGCAAATCCAGACTCTATGAAGGCTGCTATTAATGTACTTAAAAGTTATACTGGTGATAGAAAGATAGCAGTTCTTGGAACAATGGGTGAGCTTGGAGATTATGCAAATATAGCTCATAAAGAAGTTGGAGAGTTTGCTAAAGGAAAAGCAGATATTTTACTTACAACAGGTGAATACAAGGATAGCTATAAAGAAGGATTTGGAACAAATACATTAGTTTTTGATACTAAGGATGATTTAATAAAGTCACTAAATAGCATGATTAAAGACGAAGATACTATTTTAGTTAAAGCATCAAGAAGTGCAAAATTTGAAGAAATAATAAAAGAAATACAGAATAAATAA
- the mraY gene encoding phospho-N-acetylmuramoyl-pentapeptide-transferase gives MGDTINSLFSTTILAPLVISFIFSLILGPIFIPILHKLKFGQNIRKEGPKSHQKKAGTPTMGGIIFFISVAATILIMGPSFTDPKMIILYSFLAFGFIGFLDDMLKIIHKDNLGLKAGQKMILLLIFSVALAVYGYKNIGTDILIPLGSGFKLNLGLLYIPFVIIYYAAVTNAVNLTDGIDGLATSVTIIVLTFFTIVAFKTGQKDVAIFSIALCGALLGFLKYNAFPAKIFMGDTGSLALGGAVGTIALMLKMELWVVIVGLMYVVETLSVIIQVTSFKMTGKRVFKMAPIHHHFEQCGWSEVKIVTIFSLVTAVLCIIGFIAI, from the coding sequence ATGGGGGACACAATAAATAGTTTGTTCAGCACGACAATTTTAGCACCATTAGTTATATCATTTATATTTTCATTAATACTTGGACCTATATTCATACCAATATTACACAAGTTGAAATTTGGTCAGAATATTAGAAAAGAAGGTCCTAAGAGTCATCAGAAAAAAGCAGGAACACCTACAATGGGTGGTATAATCTTCTTTATTTCTGTGGCAGCAACAATTTTAATTATGGGACCAAGTTTTACAGATCCCAAAATGATAATTCTTTATTCATTTTTAGCATTTGGATTTATAGGATTTTTAGATGATATGTTAAAAATAATTCATAAAGATAATCTTGGACTTAAAGCAGGTCAAAAAATGATTTTACTTCTTATTTTTTCTGTAGCATTAGCAGTTTATGGATATAAGAATATTGGAACAGATATACTAATACCTTTAGGTAGTGGATTTAAATTAAATCTTGGATTATTGTATATACCATTTGTTATTATATATTATGCAGCAGTAACAAATGCAGTAAATTTAACTGATGGTATTGATGGTCTTGCAACAAGTGTGACAATAATAGTTTTAACTTTCTTTACAATAGTTGCATTTAAAACTGGTCAAAAGGACGTTGCTATTTTTTCAATAGCTTTATGTGGTGCTTTATTAGGATTCTTAAAATATAATGCATTCCCAGCTAAAATTTTTATGGGAGATACAGGATCCTTGGCATTAGGAGGAGCAGTTGGAACTATTGCATTAATGCTTAAGATGGAACTATGGGTAGTTATCGTAGGGTTAATGTATGTAGTTGAAACATTATCAGTTATTATTCAGGTAACATCATTCAAAATGACAGGAAAAAGAGTTTTCAAAATGGCTCCGATTCATCATCATTTTGAACAATGTGGATGGAGTGAAGTTAAAATAGTAACAATATTTTCTTTAGTGACAGCAGTTTTGTGCATAATAGGTTTTATAGCCATTTAG
- the spoVE gene encoding stage V sporulation protein E gives MKVSKPKKRKRRIMGEIDYGVFYTVLLLVAVGTVMIYSASSYYAMFTYGDSMFFLKKQLMLVPLGFFAMMFMMGFDYHKIKTYSVWVLLVCIPLLFAVFFFPDVNGAQRWIKLGPLSFQPSDLTKYAVVIFLAMGLEAKGEGLKKFWTGIVPYLGVSGIFAALILAEKNLSIASVIMIVTFIMLFVAGAKDKHLFGVVAPAMIAAATFFTISSDYRKARLLNFIDPWKDAAGNGYQLIQSFYALGAGGITGLGLGQSRQKTLYMPEPHNDFIFSIIGEELGLIGCICIIALFLVFIWRGINIALKAKDTYGTLLAVGITSVIAVQCLINIAVVTGSMPVTGVPLPFISYGGTSLVINMTAMGILLNISRQTEGKDEFKG, from the coding sequence ATGAAAGTCAGTAAGCCCAAAAAGAGAAAAAGAAGAATTATGGGTGAAATAGATTATGGTGTATTTTATACGGTATTACTATTAGTGGCAGTAGGAACTGTTATGATTTATTCTGCAAGTTCATATTATGCAATGTTTACTTATGGCGACAGTATGTTCTTTTTAAAGAAACAGTTAATGCTTGTACCACTAGGGTTCTTTGCAATGATGTTTATGATGGGATTTGATTATCACAAAATAAAGACCTATTCAGTATGGGTATTATTAGTATGTATACCGTTATTATTTGCGGTGTTCTTTTTCCCAGATGTAAATGGAGCACAGAGATGGATAAAACTTGGACCATTAAGCTTTCAACCATCAGACCTTACTAAATATGCAGTAGTAATATTTTTAGCCATGGGATTAGAAGCAAAAGGTGAAGGACTTAAAAAGTTTTGGACAGGAATAGTACCTTACTTAGGCGTTTCAGGTATTTTCGCAGCATTAATATTGGCTGAGAAAAATTTAAGTATAGCATCTGTAATAATGATAGTAACATTCATAATGTTATTTGTAGCAGGTGCTAAGGATAAACATTTATTTGGAGTGGTAGCTCCAGCTATGATTGCGGCAGCTACATTTTTTACAATATCTAGTGATTATAGAAAAGCAAGACTTCTTAATTTTATTGATCCATGGAAAGATGCAGCTGGAAACGGATATCAGCTTATACAATCTTTTTATGCTTTAGGTGCTGGAGGAATAACAGGATTAGGTCTTGGTCAGTCAAGGCAGAAGACTTTATATATGCCTGAACCACATAATGACTTTATATTTTCAATAATTGGTGAGGAGCTTGGATTAATAGGGTGTATATGTATAATTGCATTATTTTTAGTCTTTATTTGGAGAGGAATAAATATTGCATTAAAAGCTAAAGACACTTATGGTACACTTTTAGCTGTAGGAATAACATCTGTTATAGCAGTACAATGTTTAATAAATATTGCAGTTGTAACAGGATCTATGCCTGTTACGGGTGTTCCATTACCTTTCATAAGTTATGGAGGTACCTCACTTGTGATAAATATGACGGCCATGGGTATACTTCTAAACATTTCGAGGCAGACGGAAGGTAAAGATGAATTTAAAGGGTAG
- a CDS encoding cell division protein FtsQ/DivIB — MSTIKSVKKPTNEFVIRARKRKLVKKIILMCVILFIGIILFITKSKVFIIKKVSILGNPIMSGEDVKEKTQYLIGENIFFMKTSDIIKATEQNPYVKTVEISKEYPRQVNIKITEKQGIFCSEKDGQYYIFSDKGVLLEKADNIDNRNLIQILGLDEHVGSLELGDPLGTNQRIINVLEVFSQIEEVNPTNYKIDSIDLSDFMNIKVYIGGVEGRLGNDENIPDKMNKLMHIVENTEIGIEKGYVDVGFDGSPIYYKEEVKNEEGNIKNEGV; from the coding sequence GTGAGTACAATAAAATCAGTTAAAAAGCCTACCAATGAGTTTGTCATAAGAGCACGTAAGAGAAAATTAGTAAAAAAGATTATACTTATGTGTGTAATATTATTTATAGGAATCATTTTATTTATAACAAAATCAAAGGTATTTATTATAAAAAAAGTTTCAATTCTAGGAAATCCAATTATGAGTGGAGAAGATGTTAAAGAAAAGACACAATATTTGATTGGAGAAAATATATTTTTTATGAAAACTAGTGACATAATAAAAGCAACAGAACAAAATCCATATGTAAAAACAGTTGAGATAAGTAAAGAATATCCTAGACAGGTAAATATAAAAATAACTGAGAAACAAGGAATTTTTTGCAGCGAAAAAGATGGACAATACTATATTTTTAGTGATAAAGGAGTATTGCTTGAAAAGGCTGATAATATAGATAACAGAAATCTAATACAGATACTAGGACTTGATGAACATGTAGGAAGTTTAGAGCTTGGGGATCCTCTAGGTACAAACCAAAGAATTATAAATGTTTTGGAAGTTTTTTCTCAAATAGAAGAAGTCAATCCAACTAATTATAAAATAGATTCTATCGATTTAAGTGATTTTATGAATATAAAAGTATATATCGGAGGCGTTGAAGGAAGACTAGGTAATGATGAGAATATACCTGATAAAATGAATAAATTAATGCATATCGTTGAAAATACTGAAATAGGGATTGAAAAAGGATATGTCGATGTTGGATTTGATGGATCTCCAATTTATTATAAAGAAGAAGTGAAAAACGAAGAAGGGAATATTAAAAATGAAGGTGTCTAA
- a CDS encoding DUF881 domain-containing protein gives MKVSKSQIFIAIVCGLLGFLLSYQFKVLSKQNSANLSTYDQSDIISEIETLRKEKEELVSTNSKLSDELKQLEEVASKDGDVGKEIKNQLDAARMHLGVVDVKGPGIVLTITPKTSIFNANSNDTSRDLGEDEIVHVVNLLWYSGAEAISINDIRITPQTGIKTAGNGISIGSAGRIYPKEKIIIKAIGDKGRLNVGLSFPGSLEYLALPNYNNEIKTEDEIFIAKTTQSLKNEFIKSVKE, from the coding sequence ATGAAGGTGTCTAAATCACAAATATTTATAGCAATTGTTTGCGGTTTGCTAGGTTTTTTATTATCATATCAGTTTAAAGTTTTATCAAAGCAGAACTCTGCTAATTTAAGCACATACGATCAAAGTGATATTATTTCTGAAATAGAAACTTTGAGGAAAGAAAAAGAAGAATTAGTTTCAACAAATTCAAAATTGTCAGATGAATTAAAACAACTTGAAGAAGTAGCTTCAAAGGATGGCGACGTTGGAAAAGAAATAAAAAATCAGCTTGATGCTGCAAGAATGCATCTAGGAGTTGTAGATGTTAAGGGACCAGGGATAGTACTTACAATAACACCAAAAACGTCTATTTTTAATGCTAATTCAAATGATACAAGTAGAGACCTTGGGGAAGATGAGATTGTTCATGTTGTAAATCTTTTATGGTATTCTGGTGCTGAAGCCATTTCGATTAATGATATAAGAATAACTCCACAAACAGGAATTAAAACTGCTGGAAATGGTATTTCTATTGGATCAGCAGGAAGAATATATCCTAAAGAAAAAATTATAATAAAAGCTATAGGGGATAAAGGAAGACTTAATGTAGGATTATCATTTCCAGGATCTTTGGAGTATTTAGCTCTTCCTAATTATAATAATGAAATAAAAACAGAAGATGAAATTTTTATTGCTAAAACTACTCAGTCATTAAAAAATGAATTTATAAAATCAGTTAAAGAATAG
- a CDS encoding small basic family protein: protein MIATVGLLIGIILGFVLDVNISDKLSPYMSVAILACLDSVFGAVRANLSKNFQPDIFISGFFGNALLAALLAYLGDKLGIPIYIAAVIVFGGRIFDNFAIIRRLLLEQFKQKRIHKMRKKLRAKQNLDDF from the coding sequence TTGATTGCAACGGTTGGATTATTAATTGGAATAATATTGGGTTTTGTATTAGATGTAAATATATCAGATAAATTATCGCCATATATGTCAGTTGCCATATTAGCATGTTTGGATTCGGTTTTTGGAGCAGTTAGAGCTAATTTATCTAAAAATTTTCAGCCAGATATTTTTATTTCGGGTTTTTTTGGAAATGCACTTTTAGCCGCATTGTTAGCTTATTTAGGAGATAAACTTGGAATACCTATTTATATAGCAGCTGTAATTGTATTTGGCGGAAGAATATTTGATAACTTCGCAATTATAAGAAGGCTTTTACTTGAACAGTTTAAGCAAAAGAGAATACATAAGATGAGAAAGAAGCTAAGGGCAAAACAAAATCTAGATGATTTTTAA
- a CDS encoding DUF881 domain-containing protein — translation MKKKPQYFFIFIAAVMLGFLIAINFNFDRKQSYTSLNTMEYQEAIEERSRLYKEIGALKEGNIDANRKINQYKHDDMKNDEILQDMKEQIVDYGMFTGLTAVEGPGIILTLNDGVTDVKEEGFEAVMSKLLHDSDMALVLNELRQAGAEAISVNNHRIVPWSGVVCAWAFIQFDDYSMESAPFKIYAIGDPEKLKAALLEDGSHVKQLMIKKLFVQIEESEKITMPASTAMGNVTYMERDESGK, via the coding sequence GTGAAGAAAAAACCTCAATACTTCTTTATTTTCATAGCCGCAGTAATGCTTGGATTTCTAATAGCTATAAATTTTAATTTTGATAGAAAACAATCATATACATCATTAAATACAATGGAATATCAAGAAGCAATTGAAGAGAGATCTAGATTGTATAAAGAAATTGGAGCTTTAAAAGAAGGAAATATTGATGCTAATAGAAAGATAAATCAATATAAGCATGATGATATGAAAAATGATGAAATACTTCAAGATATGAAAGAACAGATTGTAGATTATGGAATGTTTACTGGCCTTACTGCGGTAGAAGGTCCTGGGATAATACTTACTCTTAATGATGGTGTAACAGATGTAAAAGAAGAAGGCTTTGAAGCTGTTATGAGTAAGCTTCTTCATGATAGTGATATGGCTCTAGTATTGAATGAATTACGACAGGCAGGAGCAGAAGCTATAAGCGTGAATAATCATCGTATTGTTCCATGGTCTGGTGTTGTGTGCGCGTGGGCATTTATACAATTTGATGATTATAGTATGGAATCAGCACCATTTAAAATTTATGCAATAGGCGATCCTGAAAAGCTTAAAGCAGCTCTTCTTGAAGATGGAAGCCACGTAAAGCAGCTTATGATAAAGAAATTATTTGTTCAAATAGAAGAAAGTGAAAAAATAACAATGCCTGCATCCACAGCCATGGGTAATGTCACATATATGGAAAGAGATGAATCAGGAAAATAA
- a CDS encoding YggS family pyridoxal phosphate-dependent enzyme, whose amino-acid sequence MGIKENIEYLKKSIPDDVMLLAVSKTKPLEYLEEAYNCGMRDFGENKVQELVDKYENFHKDVRWHLIGHLQTNKVKYLVGKVFLIHSLDSVNLLNVIERVFEKADLTAETLIQINIGREDSKTGILEEDLEEFLQEIEKCKNVSVKGIMVIIPQGDEESNRNYFRKTKQIFEDLKKRKFNNINMQILSMGMTHDYETAIEEGSTLVRIGTGIFGERNYITK is encoded by the coding sequence ATGGGAATAAAAGAAAATATAGAATACCTTAAAAAAAGTATTCCAGATGATGTAATGCTTCTGGCTGTATCAAAAACAAAGCCGTTAGAATACTTGGAAGAAGCATATAATTGTGGAATGCGTGACTTTGGAGAAAATAAGGTCCAGGAACTTGTTGATAAATATGAAAATTTTCACAAGGATGTTAGATGGCATCTTATTGGACATCTTCAGACAAATAAAGTTAAATATTTAGTAGGTAAAGTTTTTCTAATTCACTCGCTAGATAGTGTGAATTTGTTAAATGTAATAGAGAGAGTTTTTGAAAAAGCAGATTTAACTGCAGAGACTCTAATTCAAATTAATATTGGAAGAGAAGATAGCAAAACAGGAATTTTAGAAGAAGATCTTGAAGAGTTTCTTCAAGAAATTGAAAAATGTAAAAATGTATCTGTAAAAGGTATAATGGTAATAATTCCTCAGGGAGATGAAGAAAGCAATAGAAATTACTTTAGAAAAACTAAACAGATCTTTGAAGATTTAAAGAAGAGAAAGTTTAATAATATTAATATGCAGATATTATCAATGGGGATGACACATGACTATGAGACAGCAATAGAGGAAGGTTCTACATTAGTAAGAATAGGAACTGGAATCTTTGGTGAAAGAAATTATATAACAAAATAG
- a CDS encoding cell division protein SepF, whose product MSNNVLSKVKSLLGFEDYEDYEDYEDEEYESEVREEEESIEPVITNKKNNKVVNIHTSTSVKVTITKPVDYEEATEICEALKNRRIVLVNTTVLELKIAQRLLDFISGSCYALGGELQQIEKGVYLLSPSNVEVTNELKNELSSKALFNWSK is encoded by the coding sequence ATGAGTAACAATGTTTTATCAAAAGTTAAATCTTTATTAGGGTTTGAGGATTATGAAGATTACGAAGATTACGAAGATGAAGAATATGAAAGTGAAGTAAGAGAAGAAGAGGAATCAATCGAACCAGTTATAACAAATAAGAAGAATAATAAAGTTGTAAACATTCATACATCAACGTCTGTGAAAGTTACAATAACTAAACCTGTTGATTATGAAGAAGCTACAGAAATTTGTGAAGCTTTAAAGAACAGAAGAATAGTACTAGTTAATACTACAGTACTTGAATTAAAAATTGCACAAAGATTATTAGATTTTATAAGTGGATCATGTTATGCCTTAGGAGGAGAATTACAACAAATAGAAAAAGGAGTTTACTTATTATCTCCATCTAATGTTGAAGTAACTAATGAATTGAAAAATGAATTAAGTTCTAAAGCTTTATTTAATTGGTCTAAATAG
- a CDS encoding YggT family protein: MLIQAISGIFRIIELAILVECISSWIPQMRYNQFMDIVRSITYPILEPCRRLQDKFVSDSPIDFSPILALFLLDIIRGVLISLLY, from the coding sequence ATGTTAATACAAGCTATAAGTGGTATATTTAGAATAATCGAATTAGCAATACTTGTTGAATGTATTTCATCATGGATTCCACAAATGAGATACAATCAGTTTATGGATATAGTTCGAAGCATTACTTATCCTATCTTAGAACCATGTCGAAGATTGCAGGATAAATTTGTCAGTGATTCACCAATTGACTTTTCTCCAATACTTGCATTATTTCTTTTAGATATAATAAGAGGAGTGCTTATAAGCTTACTTTATTAG
- a CDS encoding RNA-binding protein yields the protein MKELINKQFGDEDKNEVLNLYEKYKLARDKEIPMFGNSFYTPNIWRWFEKNFINSSCKVESNGVFEDSERRMISFNNVYNTSFPMKLLKIENTSKFNELTHKDFLGGILALGIERNKIGDLLVKDNVCYVPIHEDIESFLIFNIDKIGKSSCKIEILEKYDSLPQFNFKEEVILVSSLRIDGIVSKLANVSRGKAQMMIDQGKVLVDYVKIRDKSYEPKEDERITIRGVGKFILGTIVGSSKSGRLKVSIKKYT from the coding sequence ATGAAAGAATTAATTAATAAACAATTTGGTGATGAAGATAAAAATGAAGTGCTTAATTTATATGAAAAATATAAACTGGCAAGAGATAAAGAAATACCTATGTTCGGGAACAGTTTTTATACTCCTAACATATGGCGATGGTTTGAAAAAAATTTTATTAACAGTTCTTGCAAAGTAGAAAGTAACGGGGTATTTGAAGATTCAGAAAGAAGGATGATTTCATTTAATAATGTGTATAACACATCTTTTCCTATGAAATTGTTGAAAATAGAAAATACGTCGAAATTTAATGAACTTACCCATAAAGATTTTTTGGGAGGAATATTAGCTCTTGGAATAGAACGTAATAAAATAGGTGATTTATTGGTCAAAGATAATGTTTGTTATGTACCAATTCATGAAGATATTGAAAGCTTTCTTATTTTTAATATAGATAAGATAGGAAAGTCTTCTTGTAAAATTGAAATTTTAGAAAAATATGATTCTTTACCTCAATTTAATTTCAAAGAAGAAGTTATTTTAGTTTCTTCTTTGAGAATTGATGGTATAGTGTCTAAATTAGCTAATGTTTCAAGGGGAAAAGCACAAATGATGATTGATCAGGGAAAAGTGCTGGTAGACTATGTTAAGATAAGAGATAAAAGTTACGAGCCAAAAGAAGATGAGAGAATAACAATCCGAGGTGTTGGAAAGTTTATATTAGGAACTATAGTTGGGTCAAGTAAAAGCGGAAGACTTAAAGTTAGTATAAAAAAATATACATAA
- a CDS encoding DivIVA domain-containing protein: MKLTPMDINNKEFKRALRGYCADEVDEFLDQIVENYEELYKENANMKEKITNLNEKVEHYSKIEATIQNTLLLAQNAAEQAKNSAKKEAEMMVKNANETAQKVMDKAHNDVISINDEYERVKQEFIKFRAKYRNFMNTQLETFDDLEKDFIKNYNVSEPIEEDELCEKEASVSMDENEKDRDDASKETFNEDLNEIKSFFVNE, encoded by the coding sequence ATGAAGTTAACTCCAATGGACATAAATAACAAGGAATTTAAGAGAGCATTAAGAGGATATTGTGCTGATGAAGTGGATGAATTCTTAGATCAAATTGTTGAAAATTATGAAGAATTATATAAAGAAAATGCCAATATGAAGGAAAAGATTACAAATTTAAATGAAAAAGTTGAACACTATTCTAAAATTGAGGCTACAATACAAAATACATTGTTATTAGCTCAGAATGCAGCAGAACAAGCTAAAAACTCTGCTAAAAAAGAAGCTGAAATGATGGTTAAAAATGCAAATGAAACAGCACAAAAAGTTATGGATAAAGCTCATAATGATGTTATTTCTATAAATGATGAATATGAAAGAGTTAAACAGGAATTTATAAAATTCAGAGCAAAATATAGAAATTTTATGAATACACAGTTAGAAACTTTTGATGATTTAGAAAAAGATTTTATTAAAAATTATAATGTTTCAGAACCTATTGAAGAAGATGAATTATGCGAGAAAGAAGCAAGTGTATCTATGGATGAAAATGAAAAAGATAGAGATGATGCTTCAAAAGAAACTTTTAATGAAGATTTAAATGAAATAAAAAGCTTCTTTGTTAACGAATAA